The following DNA comes from Candidatus Nitrosotalea okcheonensis.
CTTTCTGACATGTTAGTAGTTCCACTTGCTCTTGTAAAAGAAACTTCGGCATACAGAGTAAAACAAATTACAAAACATTTGGAGACAAATCTTTTCGTTGCATCAAAGATGACAGGATGCAGATATGGAATAGGAAAACTGGATAATGGTTTTGAGGTAAGAATTTCTGGAGTCTCATACACCTGAATGAAGTAGTGCGGCCATCAAGAGTATAACAATAGAAATTATTACTGTCAGTCTGCCAAGCATGATAATTTTTGAACGTAGTTTTTGTAAATGCTCCCCAGAAAGAGCTTTTGACTCTATCTTTCGTTCTACCTCAGAACGGATTAATCTCACATGTATTGCAAATATGATTATCAACATGACTACAAGAATTACTTTGATGAGTAGAACCATTCCATAATTTGTGGAAAATATCAATGATGGTCTTTCAATAAATCCAATAGAATTGTAGATTCCAGTTATTATCAATACAATAAGAGATGGGACACCAATTGTGTTGAATCTGCGTCCTACACGAATCATTATTGACAGTCTTCCATCTACAGAATCTGAAAATGTCTTAAGAAGTGGAGCAAGAACTATTCCAATGAATATGGAACCTCCTACCCAAATGGATGCTGCAACAAGGTGTGCCCACATAATTAGTGCATCAACAAGTGTCATTATCCTACTGCAGAGTTGACGAATAATATCTATTATCATCTAAAACCATTTGACGAAGGTTTTTTAATTGAACAGATCACGTAGCTTTTAGATTTGGTTAATACTGGAAGGTTAGTAATACTAGCCTGTTTTGCTGGTCTCGGTGCAATGATGTTATTCTTTTTTGTCTATGCAAATTCTTTTCAGGTTGATCTTAACAAAGTAACAGTAAAAATTGATAGCATCAAAATTCTTGATGAGAACAAACTGGACAAACGTACACATCTTGATGTAAGATTTAATCTTCAAAATCCTACTTCAATCGTACTGACTATTGCTACAATAAATTATCAACTATATGCAAATGGGAAAGTTCTTGGAGATGGGCATTTTACAACAAATGATATTCCAGAAGCTGGAAGACCTGCGCTTTTTGCCAATAGTAATGTTACCATACCTACAACATTTGATCTTGTGAATAGTGATGAAATTGCAAAGGAATATTCAGACATAACAACCAACCAACCAGTAACATATGAGATAAAAGGACAAGTAACTATAGAGTCATTTTTGACATCAGTTATCAAAGACTTTGATTTGACTTTTAGCTAACCCAGACCCCAACTTGTTTTAGTTTTCGGAGTAATTTTTACAAATGGCGCTTCTTCTTCTTTCCAAGGATCTTCTCTTACCCAAGCAAACTTTTTGAAAAATATTTCATATAGCTGTTTGAATTGCGGGCCCTTTTCGATAAAAGTGGTTGAGCCTTGGACAACAACAGCTTTGTGTTGACTAGGTAGGTAAATGTCCACAGAAATTGCGATTTTGTTATTTTTTTTTAGGTTTGCATACTTTTTTGTGTTATAGTCTGTTGCAAAATAAAAAAAACCATCTTCAAAATAATATGTGACAGGAGCAATATGTGGTACATCACTTACACATGTAGCTATTCTACACCCCTCATTTTCCTTTAGAAATTCTGATTCTTTTATGGTAAATTTCATCATAAATTGTAACTGACGGTATTGAATAAAAAGAAATGGGCCGAGAGAGGTTCACTGAGGCAGAGTGTATGAACACGGCAGTAAACCTACTGGGACGGTTACTTAGTCCCTACCTTCTTTTATTTTTGTTCGTACCACCACGTAGTTTGTATAATTTAGACTTTATAGACATCAATAGTTGTACTACTGAATGTGTACGAATACAATTTTGTGCTATACTAAATATTTCGTATTTGTACGCGGGTTTGTATCATAACTTTGTATACACAAAATGTACTAGTACATTTTTGAAAAATATCATATATTGGATAATTTTATTCGTACACTGGTCAATATTTGTACGAATACACAAAAGTGTGTGTATTGCATACATTTGTACAAAATGTATATTCTTTTATTTTTTAACATTTTTAGTTCCAAGATCTAACAAATCTGGAATTTTCTTGGATTATGTGAAAAAAGGGAAAGTTTCAAGTATCTGTTTGGTGATTCTGTTGAAGAGATAAGCAAAACATACGATTTGTTATCTTCAATATTTGGAGAAATTTACCGATTGGCTGGAATAAAGGAAGAATATTTCTATATCATGCAGGTTCATGCGTTGGAGCTCATTACTGGCTGAACAGGACAAAGTACAATCATGCTATAGTGGCAAGAATTGGAGGCTGGAAGTCTGTCCAAACTTTGATTGATTGTTATGGACAGCCTGATGAGGATTATATCGTAAATTTCCTAACAAAAGATCATTAAAAAATAATTATCTAAAGACAATGTTTTAGACACAAAAAGGGATCAGTTCACATAAAACATATCCGTATGCAAAGCGATATGAATAACAACAAAATGGAACGAATGAATGATGAGTTTAGAGACCGTGAGAAGGTAGCTATAGATCTACAGAAAAATAATTCTCCTTTGATTAACAGTTATCAAATTTATCATAATTACATTAGACCATACATGGAACTAGATGGTAAGACTCCTGCGAAGAAATGTGGAATAGAAGTGAGAGGCGATAATAAATGGTCAACATTGATTCAAAACACTTCCAAGGTGAGTAGAAATTCAACCTAAGCTTACAATAGGGTGTACTTGTAATGCCATACTGATATGGGTGAAAATTATACTATGTTGAAATATGGAAATAAAAAATCTGATCTGATGCAGTTTTCTAAAAAAACTGCATTTTTCATAGTGGCATTTATTCCATTATGGATAATTGTGATAGTTAATTATGCCCTTACAAAAGGTAGCAATGCCAATTGGTATTTGATAGTAGGCTCATCAGCTTTCATTGTTGCTGTATGGATTGGTGTTTCATCATATTTAGAAAAATTACGTAACGATAGTGAAGGATCACAAACTTTCAAGATAGTTCAAAAAGCAAATATCACACATGACGTTATTTTTTATGTATTAGGTTACATTCCGTCAATTCTTTTAACTAATTTTCATTTAAAAGAAATCATAACGTTTGCTATTGTTATTTCCATAGTATACATATTGTATATCAAAACAAACATGATGCACATTAATCCAATATTGGCATTGATGAAGTATAACATGTATAAAGTAACAGATGATCATGACAATACTGTTGTTTTATTATCTAAACTTAATGTAAAAACAGGAATTGATGTTTCGTGTAATGAAATAACCGATAATATCAATATTGTACTGGACTCTGACGGATAGTCTTATTACATCCTATAACTTTCTATTTTCAACTTTGGCTAAAAAGGGAAACTATGATTGGATATTCGACTCAATATCAAATTTAGAAAATATAACACCTAAGGGGTTTCTATTAAAAAAATCTACACATGGTAGGTACCTTGACGCTTTCAAACTTAAGCCAATCAAAACTGTCTATTTTAGAAAAAAAATAATATCAGAATTAAAGCGAATTAAAGAGGCATATGATAAGGAACAAATCAAAATAGTTAGTTTTGATAAACAAGACACAGAAGATAACGCTCTTAGTGTATTAGATATTGATAAATTTTCATCAATCAAAAGTACAATTGATCAAATATCTCAATCTGCAGAAGCTAATTCTATAGATAGCTTGAAGTCAATGGAACGTGCTAAGTTTTCCGCTATGTTATTTGACATAGCTGATGAAAAATCAGTTATAGCAATAGACACTGTTTCCATATTTAGTAAGGCATTTGAAAAAGGGGGTTTAGTGGCTACATATGATGAAATTGGATTACATGAATTAACCCAAGACTCTGCATTAGTATTCAAATTTGGGTTACCATGTATTTACTTTGAAGAAAAGAAAAAATTGTTAGTAATAGATAGAGAATCTACGGAGAGTATATTCAATTTACTAGAACATTATCAAAAGAAAGCCTCAGTTCAATTCTCAGAAACATTAGTAGATATAATTAAACTGGATGATGGTGTATTTCAATCAGAAATTAAAAACATAACAGTAGCACGAAGAATAAACAATATGATTGAGGGAGGATTATTTACTACTGATATTGAATTATATAAAAAACATGAAACCATAATTAAGAGTCATCCTGAATGGGATGATGAATTAACTCAACTCGTTATAGAAGATAATAAGGTAAAACTTGACAGTAGTGACAGATTCAAATCTTTCTTACATCTAACTAGCTTAGATTTAATGAATCCAGCTATAGATCCAACTCAACATTTCATATCGTTCAAAAAACGTAAAGTAAGAGTGAACACCACAAAAATTATTCCAAATAAATGATTAATCTCTTATTGTTTCAATAAAATAGATCTGTATCAAACACAAATATTCTAAAACTATTCCTAATTTTTTGATCCATAGAATTACAGAGGATCAAATGATCAGAGCTTTTTGTTAATACAATATCAAACATATTCATTAAATGCTAAGGTGAGTGATTACAATAGTGCAAATTGAAGTAAAAAATGTGGGCTATGACGTTTACGAATCTCTGCATAATTTGATCGGTGTTAACGCTGTTGCTGCAACAATTGCACATCATGAATTAAAATTCCCTTTGGTTTCAGCTCATCAAAGTGAATTATTAAAATCAAACAAGGCAAAAATCTCACTGAAAACTCCCTTAATGCAATTTGTTTACGTACCTAAAAAAGGCTGTAAAATAAATGAAAAATTAATCAAAGATGCAATTACAAAAAATTATAAAAATATAGTAGAAAAACATCCAGAATTAATTACAGATTTTTACTATCAATATTATCCCAATTATCCACCAAATGATATGGAAAGAGATGCTATTTTGGATATACAACGTGACTCAGGTGCTTTCATTCTTTCCGACTATGAAACAAATCCTGAGCAATCTGTTGATCAATTTGAATCTCAGATACTTGATCTTCGCAATAATAATTCAAAGTATCTAGTATCCCCAACATTAGACATTGGTATGCAACCTATTGGATTATTTGCTAAAAAGATAGACAAACTGATAGAACATCAATTTCAAAGATTTAATGTAATTTACAGATCAATCTTCATACGCCAAGTCAATTGGATTGAACTCTCACAGAAAATCTTTGAAAAAGACATTTGGTGTAATGTAGTTGGTGTACCACAACGTTATCTTAGTCAAGCAAACCCATTTTCATTATTATCAACAGTCTTACTCTATGGGATACATAGTGCATCACTTGGATATCCTATAATAAGAAGTACAAAAAAGATTCCAAACTCAAAATACAATTTCAATAAAGCAACACATGGTTTTGACAAAGTATCTGACATGTCAGAATCTGCAAGTAGAACAGTTTCTATCAATGATCAGACAGATGAGCTGGCAGTTGCCAGAGAGCACATAATGAAAAAAACGTTTTTTGCAGAATATGTTCAAACTAAAACTGGATTACTAGAAGCCTTAAAGATGATTCCGTAATGGATGGAAATTAATAAAATTCACCATGGTTTTCCTATATTTCTGAGTTCTTGCCTTGTCCATTTTTCCACAATGTGTTTCCTGAATTCCATCTTGAAAATTATCCACACTAAAGCATCTTAGTTTTTGTCTAGTCTCTAGAGAACATTTTAAACAAATTTTTTTCCTATATCCCCAATCATAATCTAATAAGAGTTTTTTAATGTGATTGCTTTCCTCGTGCCAA
Coding sequences within:
- a CDS encoding CopD family protein codes for the protein MIIDIIRQLCSRIMTLVDALIMWAHLVAASIWVGGSIFIGIVLAPLLKTFSDSVDGRLSIMIRVGRRFNTIGVPSLIVLIITGIYNSIGFIERPSLIFSTNYGMVLLIKVILVVMLIIIFAIHVRLIRSEVERKIESKALSGEHLQKLRSKIIMLGRLTVIISIVILLMAALLHSGV
- a CDS encoding LEA type 2 family protein, which produces MVNTGRLVILACFAGLGAMMLFFFVYANSFQVDLNKVTVKIDSIKILDENKLDKRTHLDVRFNLQNPTSIVLTIATINYQLYANGKVLGDGHFTTNDIPEAGRPALFANSNVTIPTTFDLVNSDEIAKEYSDITTNQPVTYEIKGQVTIESFLTSVIKDFDLTFS
- a CDS encoding pyridoxamine 5'-phosphate oxidase family protein, which gives rise to MMKFTIKESEFLKENEGCRIATCVSDVPHIAPVTYYFEDGFFYFATDYNTKKYANLKKNNKIAISVDIYLPSQHKAVVVQGSTTFIEKGPQFKQLYEIFFKKFAWVREDPWKEEEAPFVKITPKTKTSWGLG